One Deltaproteobacteria bacterium DNA window includes the following coding sequences:
- a CDS encoding MFS transporter: protein MIRISPKGLRRRLSDLYYGWRMIGLTALVRTIGGGLHSFGFTVYFLPIQKELGITHAATSLAFSLARAEGAIEGPLAGYLIDRFGPKPVILTAALMCGIGYVLFSFVDSYASFLIIYVGVISLTFTAGFVHAPAVLAVNWFRRYRARALTCLSAAMPVGGTVVTALLVVAVHFWGWRTAAFTAGCVFLFVAAPLALRIRRSPESMGLQISSETASSSAPPPGEREDGSENDGTETRGESDYDAGRAMRTPVFWLFVLWMTTRTAAYTTVIVHFVPLMQWKGLTPLAAALPLSWFNGMNIVAHFIMGWIADQTNKVRLVAWCMVLSFIAVLVLMWSTTLWGLLLFATLFSVLDSSIPVIWAAVGDYFGRRRFGTIRGTMSFFYMWGGVVGPYAAGALVDHFHSHDYVPWLLLVLVGAAGITTALLIRPWTRGVGRHD from the coding sequence TTGATCAGAATCTCTCCAAAGGGTCTTCGCCGCCGGCTGTCGGACCTCTACTACGGCTGGCGGATGATCGGGCTGACGGCCCTCGTCCGCACCATCGGCGGCGGACTCCACAGCTTCGGGTTCACGGTCTACTTCCTTCCCATCCAGAAAGAGTTGGGCATCACCCACGCGGCCACTTCGCTGGCCTTCTCCCTGGCCCGGGCCGAGGGCGCCATCGAGGGTCCGCTGGCGGGCTACCTCATCGACCGCTTCGGCCCCAAGCCCGTGATACTGACCGCGGCGCTGATGTGCGGCATCGGGTACGTCCTCTTTTCCTTCGTCGACAGCTACGCGAGCTTCCTCATCATCTACGTCGGGGTCATCTCCCTGACCTTCACGGCGGGCTTCGTGCACGCTCCCGCGGTGCTGGCCGTCAACTGGTTCCGGCGTTATCGGGCGCGTGCGCTGACCTGCCTGAGCGCCGCCATGCCCGTGGGCGGAACCGTCGTCACGGCCCTGCTGGTCGTGGCCGTCCACTTCTGGGGCTGGCGAACGGCCGCGTTCACGGCGGGATGCGTGTTCCTATTCGTGGCCGCGCCCCTGGCCCTGAGGATTCGCCGGTCGCCCGAGAGCATGGGGCTGCAGATATCCTCGGAGACGGCGTCGTCTTCCGCCCCGCCACCCGGGGAGCGGGAGGACGGGTCGGAGAATGACGGGACGGAGACCCGCGGCGAATCCGACTACGACGCCGGCCGCGCCATGCGCACCCCGGTCTTCTGGCTCTTCGTCCTGTGGATGACCACCCGGACCGCCGCCTACACCACCGTCATCGTGCATTTCGTACCCCTGATGCAGTGGAAGGGCCTGACGCCTCTCGCCGCGGCGCTCCCTCTGTCGTGGTTCAACGGCATGAACATCGTGGCGCACTTCATCATGGGATGGATTGCCGACCAGACCAACAAGGTGCGCCTGGTGGCCTGGTGCATGGTGCTTTCCTTCATCGCGGTCCTGGTCCTGATGTGGAGCACGACGCTCTGGGGGTTGCTGCTGTTCGCCACGCTGTTCAGCGTGCTGGACTCATCGATACCGGTCATATGGGCCGCGGTGGGAGACTATTTCGGGCGGCGCCGCTTCGGCACCATCCGCGGCACCATGAGCTTCTTCTACATGTGGGGAGGCGTCGTCGGTCCGTATGCGGCCGGCGCCCTCGTCGACCACTTCCACAGCCACGACTATGTACCGTGGCTGCT